The sequence below is a genomic window from Chthoniobacterales bacterium.
TTTCGACAGACCACGGCGCGGAAGTTCGTACACCCACATGTGCTGTTTGAAATCAACTTCAGGGTTGATAGAGGGGCCTGCCTCCAACAACACTACATCAAGGCCGGCCTCGGTGAGGAGTTTCGCTGACATTCCACCCGCGGCCCCGGAGCCGATAATGCAGACGTCGTAGATCCCAGCGTTCGGACCTGCAAATGACATTGATTGCGAGATCAAGCTTAATGTAGCTGGCTACCTAGCCTAGGACAAGATGCAGGAAAGAGGCCTGGACGCGCGGATCAACGTCAATTCTTGTTCAACTCCGGACGATGAAGCCTTTCGCCTTTCGACAAGGTTACTTTCGCATATGTTCCGGTACATTTCATTTCGTAGGCTCACTTCGCGGTGCGAGCCCTCATCGACCAGCCGACCACCGGTCATGAAAATTATGCGATCTACCGACTTCATCACGACAGGGTTATGGGTCACGAACAGCAACGTCGCCGGCCCTGCCAGGTCAGTGAGGTTTCTTAAAACGCGCTCTTCGGTCGAAGCATCCAGCGCAGAAGTAGACTCGTCCAGCACCAACATGCGTGGTTCTCGCAGAATGGCTCTCGCGAGAGCCACGCGCTGACGTTCCCCACCCGAGAGTTTTGTGGCTCTCGGACCTAACTGCTCGTTCCACCCCCCCCGCAAAGCGGACAAAACGGGCACAAGCTCCGCGACCTCGACGGCATGCTCCAATTTTCTGGGAGTGATCGCCGAACGCCCGCATAATAAATTGTCGCGAAAAGAACCCTCGAAAAGGATTGGCTCCTGGGGGACGACTAACACGCTGGAACGCAGGCTGCGTAGGTCCAAGGAGCGAATGTCGAAGCCGTCGACCTCGATCGAACCTTTCTGAACGTCGTAAAGCCGTGCTAAGAGCCTCGTGATTGTACTTTTGCCGCTGCCGGTTCTTCCCACGATCGCCACTCTTTCCCCAGCATCTACCGCGAAGCTCACCGACTCGATTCCGATCCTGCCGTCCTGGTAGGTAAATGAAACATTCTCAAAATGCACGGTTGCGGCTTCAATTCTCTCTAGTGTTATCGGCGAGACGGGATTCTCAATCGCACTTGGCGTCTCCAAGACTTCACGGACGCGCCGAACGCTTACGCGTATCCGTTGCAGCTTTGTATCAAGCTCAATCAATCCGGCGATAGGCTCGAA
It includes:
- a CDS encoding ABC transporter ATP-binding protein encodes the protein MFNDIKWLIGNARRYLPLYILSLFYTTGSGLISLVDPLLMRWVIDRVIPGRDATALAAAGCGFLLAYGGRLFFGVQGAKVGTEAAQRLAVRLRFKTLRHLQRQSSAYHDNTPPGQLVFRLEQDVEQIGRAGEDLFSSSFRSTIFLVLNLAAMFMLNARLAVICLPLAPVFVLVRYRYRRLVATQSDNVQTASAARSSFLQEQVPAIAQSQLLCNERAQARRFLFSARRSMIAQMSRRRTEMLYSGLSLLVMGAGIGLMLVAGGFQVMSGILTVGGLVAFWGYLMRLFEPIAGLIELDTKLQRIRVSVRRVREVLETPSAIENPVSPITLERIEAATVHFENVSFTYQDGRIGIESVSFAVDAGERVAIVGRTGSGKSTITRLLARLYDVQKGSIEVDGFDIRSLDLRSLRSSVLVVPQEPILFEGSFRDNLLCGRSAITPRKLEHAVEVAELVPVLSALRGGWNEQLGPRATKLSGGERQRVALARAILREPRMLVLDESTSALDASTEERVLRNLTDLAGPATLLFVTHNPVVMKSVDRIIFMTGGRLVDEGSHREVSLRNEMYRNICESNLVERRKASSSGVEQELTLIRASRPLSCILS